The Myxococcales bacterium genomic interval TCAGATGGTTACGAGGTTTCTTAAGTGAACAGCATTGCTCATAACCCCTCAGGCGTTTCAAGCGCCACAGGTCCATCCTGGTTCTCCACCTGCGCCACTGGGCTTCGTCACCTGCAAGCCCTGGTTGGACGGCTGGCTACGCGATCCGAGTGCGTACGAGGGAAGGGCGAAGCACGCCATTGCGATCAAGCCAAAGGTCGCGCCGTCACCGACCCTCAGCCGCATTGCACGTTCGACGTGTGTCGGGCCGTGATCGTCTCTGCCAGTGATTTTCCATCGACGTAGATGGAGAATGGGCTTACCCCCAGGGCGCGAAGATCTCTGTGCACGAACGGGGCGCAGCCATTCTCAATTTCAATGTAACCCAGCCTCGCCGTCTCTGAACTGTCAAGCACAGCAAGCTGCTCATCGAGGGAAGCTCTGTTCTTCCCGTGGAGAGTGAACATCCCCATTTGCGCGACCAGACGGTCGTTCGTCTGTGCAGGGTAAATGGCCACTGGCCTCTCGTTGTTCACGCTCGCCTCCTGAGAATTGCCTTTTCCATCCATGTCGGCAGGTAGCCAAAGGGCCATATCCTTATCTAGTGGCGAATCGTGCGGCATCCAGATCGCTTCGTCATCGTGAAGAAGCTTATTCATCCAACATGGGTCCAGGACCCAGACGCGATGGTCCTCATCGTTGCCGCCACCCTCCGTGGCAAAGAATAGCGCCACGATGGGGCTGAGGCTCCAGTCGAGAAGACGGTTCGGCAGTCCATGATGTCTTGCAGCGAAGTACCAGTCCCAATCAGCGTTTGAGTCGAGCTGGTCGAATTGCCTCAAGGCTCGACCTCTCGCCCAAAACTCGTTGAAGGCCCGAGCCTCGTGATACTCGCCTTCTTTGAGCCTGTATGCAGAAGGGAGTAGGCGGTGAGTTAGCGCCTTGCTGTGCCCCCTAAACCAGACTTGCTTAGGGCCCCATCGCTTGCTCACCTCCAAAGCGGCTTCGACATAAGTCACAAGTGATGAGACGCGTGCCAATCGTCGTGCCATTCGATTCCTCGCCGTCCGTCCAACGTGTTGGCGTTAACTTGCAAAGCCCACTTCGCGAACGCCCACAGCATCATGGCGCTTGCACCGCGCTGGCGTGTCTAGGTTCTCGAAAGCGCCTGCGGGCTTTGACAAGTTCAACGCTGGGTTGGGCGGCTGCATCGGAATCATGCGGCTGTCTTCACGTTCTCGCGAATGATCCGTGGATGACGAGCCGCGATCCGGAGCAGACCGATTGCAGGGCCCTCCGGATGTCGGCGCCCCTGTTCCCAGTTGCGCAATGTGTGAACGCTGATTCCCATAGCCTCGGCAAACTGCTGTTGAGTCAACCCAACGAAATGCCTTAGAGCGGACACATCCTCGCCAGACTCAATCTTCCCGTCCATCAGCCGCTTACGCAGGCGCGCTGATATTGCCCGTGACAACTGCTCGTCCGTTAGCTCATCAATCATGTTTTCAGCCTCCTTCCTTGTAACTTCGGTACCGGCTCGCTTCGCGCTTGGTTGCCCAGCGTGCGCTGATGATTCGAATCGTGTCGCCATCTCTCTCAGTATAGACGACGACGATAACCCCTCGGATAACTGTGCCTATCGCGATGAATCTGTCCTCGTCCAAAGAGTTCGCGTCATCGAAGATCTCAAGATAATCCTCCCCGCTGGTGAAAAGCGAACTTGCCTCTTCGAACGACACGCCGTGCTTGGAGCGGTTTGACGCGTCCTTCGCTTCATCCCAGGCAAATCGCACTCATGAAGTATAAGCCCACGGCTTACTAAGTCAATGGCATAGCGCGATGTGGTCCGCCCAACGTGAAAAGTTCAGCTGCGGTGCCCAGAGAGGCGCCAAGACCGCATTGTCGCTCGCATCACGTTGCGATGTCTAGGATCAAAGTGACGCCCGCGGCACTGTCAGCTGCAACGATCGGTTGGGCGGCGCTGCTAACGTCGATGCAAAT includes:
- a CDS encoding BrnT family toxin — encoded protein: MRFAWDEAKDASNRSKHGVSFEEASSLFTSGEDYLEIFDDANSLDEDRFIAIGTVIRGVIVVVYTERDGDTIRIISARWATKREASRYRSYKEGG
- a CDS encoding helix-turn-helix domain-containing protein, with the protein product MIDELTDEQLSRAISARLRKRLMDGKIESGEDVSALRHFVGLTQQQFAEAMGISVHTLRNWEQGRRHPEGPAIGLLRIAARHPRIIRENVKTAA
- a CDS encoding FRG domain-containing protein, encoding MARRLARVSSLVTYVEAALEVSKRWGPKQVWFRGHSKALTHRLLPSAYRLKEGEYHEARAFNEFWARGRALRQFDQLDSNADWDWYFAARHHGLPNRLLDWSLSPIVALFFATEGGGNDEDHRVWVLDPCWMNKLLHDDEAIWMPHDSPLDKDMALWLPADMDGKGNSQEASVNNERPVAIYPAQTNDRLVAQMGMFTLHGKNRASLDEQLAVLDSSETARLGYIEIENGCAPFVHRDLRALGVSPFSIYVDGKSLAETITARHTSNVQCG